The Sulfuricurvum sp. sequence TCAGCGCATAGCGTTTCTGTCCGAAAGGATGGTGAATTGGCAAATTGTTTCGTTCGTGGAAACAAGCTATGGGTTGATTATTACGTAGAAGGTCGAAGAATACGTAAGGCAACGGGGTTGGATGATACCAAACCTAATCGCTCGTTTGTAAATAAAACGATCATCCCAAAACTTTCTTCTATGATAGTTACAGGTGAAATACATCAAAAGAAGCCGAAGACCTTCGAGCATTATTTTAAAGTATTTCTGACACTCAAAGACTCTAACCGCTCCTACTTCGTTAAAAAACCGATTTGGGATAAAGTTAATGCACGTTTTAAAGATTTAGAGATAGACAAAATTACAAGGCTCGATGTTAAAAGCTATATCAACAGCTTACCGATCAAGTCTGTCTCTAAAGGTGCTTATAAAACTGTTTTGCAAGAAGTCTTTGAGCTTGCCATTGATGATGGCGTATTAAGCACCAATCCAGCGGTCAATATTAAATTACGAAATGATGAGCAGAAAAAAATAGACTACTTCTCCAAAGAAGAAGTCAATCTTATTCTCTCAAAAGCCGAAGGGATCATGAAGCCCTATTTGATGTTGGCTTTTCATACTGGTATGAGACCCGAAGAGATTTTGGGATTGCAAGAGAAAGACATATCGGATGGGTGGATCGATATAAAACGGGTTCGTACTCGTGGGCGTATCGATGTACCAAAAACCCGAAATTCGATTCGTAAAATCCCCTGCCCTTCATTCGTTTTGAATGAATTAAAGCAGATCAACAATGAACACGATTTTCTCTTTGGAGATATCGATGATTCAACGAAATTTAAGCACCGTTGGCCTGCACTCTTAAAGAAGTGTGAGTTACCAAGACGGAAGCTCTATTCCGCTCGTCATACGTTCGCAACTTTGATGCTTCAAAACGGGATTGTCAGTATAAATGAGTTAGCGGGATTGTTAGGACATTCAAGTCCGAAGATTACATTGGCATATTATGCAAGTGTAATTGATGCAAGAAAAATTGACTTAGGTAGAGACTTCAATTTATTTGGCTAATCGTTGACACAATATGGTCACAGTCGAAAAAATAAAAGTTCTGGAACTCCCTTGTACAGGGACTTTGAAAGAAGTAGGTACAACGTAAGCCGGGTTCTGGATGAAGTGATAATTAATCTACTGCCTAGATCGCTCTAGGCCTCTAGCGAAACAATA is a genomic window containing:
- a CDS encoding site-specific integrase; its protein translation is MANCFVRGNKLWVDYYVEGRRIRKATGLDDTKPNRSFVNKTIIPKLSSMIVTGEIHQKKPKTFEHYFKVFLTLKDSNRSYFVKKPIWDKVNARFKDLEIDKITRLDVKSYINSLPIKSVSKGAYKTVLQEVFELAIDDGVLSTNPAVNIKLRNDEQKKIDYFSKEEVNLILSKAEGIMKPYLMLAFHTGMRPEEILGLQEKDISDGWIDIKRVRTRGRIDVPKTRNSIRKIPCPSFVLNELKQINNEHDFLFGDIDDSTKFKHRWPALLKKCELPRRKLYSARHTFATLMLQNGIVSINELAGLLGHSSPKITLAYYASVIDARKIDLGRDFNLFG